The following is a genomic window from Flavobacterium crassostreae.
TTTGCTAAAAAAGATTTTTTAATTTCATCCACATGTTCTTTAACAGACATTATTTTATCAGAGCCAGCAATGATATTTAATGCCTCAACGAGATCTACCATAGATAAAGAGTCATAATCCTGCATGGGTATTTCATGGCGCTCTTTCAGGGTTTGGTCTTCGCTTTCTTCGGCGTTAGAAGCATCAATAGAACGCAGTGCCCTTTGTGAATCCTGCTCTAAGGATTGCTCACTTATTCCAGCAATTGTATTTTCCGTTGCGTCTTTTTCAGGAGCTGTGGTTTGTTTTTTTTCGAGAGACTCTAGTGCTGATTTTCCATCTGCATTTTGCAGGTTATCATTCTTTTCTTCTAACATTGGTTCAATGTTTAAGGTTGCTAATAAATTGAACTCGAAAGATAGTAAAGCAGTATTAAATAAAAAAATAATTATCTAATTAAGAGTGGTTTTAGGGTACAAAAAGGTTTTTTTATTTCTCAGAATATAACATCCCAAAATTACATTTAAATTTCAGAGGTATAAATTAGTAGCTCCAATTGTGAATTGCTTTCAAAATTGTATTTTTACTTATAATTCCCAACTGAGAAGTAAATGGGAAGCGCACAACTCGGGTTGTGAATTGCTTTCAAAATTGTATTTTTACTTATAATTCCCAACTTGCAGCAAGTACTTTTTTAAAGCTGGTAAGTTGTGAATTGCTTTCAAAATTGTATTTTTACTTATAATTCCCAACTTATCTTCGATTAATTCATCGTTTCCGCTAGTTGTGAATTGCTTTCAAAATTGTATTTTTACTTATAATTCCCAACGGAGCAGATAAACAAAGAGCTGGAACAGCAGTTGTGAATTGCTTTCAAAATTGTATTTTTACTTATAATTCCCAACTTTCCATTTTGTTTTGTTTTTTAGTTCAATGTTGTGAATTGCTTTCAAAATTGTATTTTTACTTATAATTCCCAACAGCAGCTTCCAAAGCTTATTGAGCGGATCAGTTGTGAATTGCTTTCAAAATTGTATTTTTACTTATAATTCCCAACCTTGCTGATAATAACGACATTAGAAGCATCGTTGTGAATTGCTTTCAAAATTGTATTTTTACTTATAATTCCCAACGGTAGTTGAAGCAAGCATCCCGTTGGCTAGTTGTGAATTGCTTTCAAAATTGTATTTTTACTTATAATTCCCAACAAACAATTATGGAAAAATACGTAATGTTTGGTTGTGAATTGCTTTCAAAATTGTATTTTTACTTATAATTCCCAACACGCTTGTTTGCTGCTGAAGTATTAATGAAGTTGTGAATTGCTTTCAAAATTGTATTTTTACTTATAATTCCCAACACGACGAGAAAAACGTTTGTACTGTTACTTGTTGTGAATTGCTTTCAAAATTGTATTTTTACTTATAATTCCCAACGCGGAAATAGAGAATTAATGAAGTTTATTGTTGTGAATTGCTTTCAAAATTGTATTTTTACTTATAATTCCCAACTGACACCTCGGTTAATGCTTTAATCTTGTTGTTGTGAATTGCTTTCAAAATTGTATTTTTACTTATAATTCCCAACCGGCTGGTTATTTCGCTACCAACGGAAACGGTTGTGAATTGCTTTCAAAATTGTATTTTTACTTATAATTCCCAACACGTTAAGAAAACCAAAGGAGATTTTGACAGTTGTGAATTGCTTTCAAAATTGTATTTTTACTTATAATTCCCAACAAAAGTATGATTATAAACGTGAAATATGATGTTGTGAATTGCTTTCAAAATTGTATTTTTACTTATAATTCCCAACAAAAACGGCAAAGCTTAGTTCCGAAGATTTGTTGTGAATTGCTTTCAAAATTGTATTTTTACTTATAATTCCCAACATTCATGGGGCAATTTTGTTGCTAGCTTAGGTTGTGAATTGCTTTCAAAATTGTATTTTTACTTATAATTCCCAACCACCTCAGGGATTATTCCGAAAGGATTAAGTTGTGAATTGCTTTCAAAATTGTATTTTTACTTATAATTCCCAACTTTTAACAACTTAAGTATTTCATCAAGAATGTTGTGAATTGCTTTCAAAATTGTATTTTTACTTATAATTCCCAACTAGCACTTGTGGCTTCATCGGTCACTTTTTGTTGTGAATTGCTTTCAAAATTGTATTTTTACTTATAATTCCCAACAGTTTCTGTTTTGGGGCGAGTACTTACTAGTTGTGAATTGCTTTCAAAATTGTATTTTTACTTATAATTCCCAACTACCAAATAATCGGTATTGCGATTAATAAGTTGTGAATTGCTTTCAAAATTGTATTTTTACTTATAATTCCCAACATTTGAAACTAAAGAAAAAAGAGCATACCTGTTGTGAATTGCTTTCAAAATTGTATTTTTACTTATAATTCCCAACCCCAATTATCGGCTAAACCTACGGCAGATAGTTGTGAATTGCTTTCAAAATTGTATTTTTACTTATAATTCCCAACGGCTAACTATTCCGAAATGCTTGCGTACTGTTGTGAATTGCTTTCAAAATTGTATTTTTACTTATAATTCCCAACTCAATGGGCTAAGACAGACTCAGTTTTCAGTTGTGAATTGCTTTCAAAATTGTATTTTTACTTATAATTCCCAACAGAAGCGAAAAAAGAAAAGTTAAAAGCAAGTTGTGAATTGCTTTCAAAATTGTATTTTTACTTATAATTCCCAACTAAGGGGCTGGCTAATCGTACTAAGTGGCGTTGTGAATTGCTTTCAAAATTGTATTTTTACTTATAATTCCCAACTACAATTAAAAGCGATGCTACTTAAAAAGAGTTGTGAATTGCTTTCAAAATTGTATTTTTACTTATAATTCCCAACTTTTTTCAATTTCCAACTCCATAAATTCGGGTTGTGAATTGCTTTCAAAATTGTATTTTTACTTATAATTCCCAACGATATGACGGCAGGCAGTATCAAGAGCCGGTTGTGAATTGCTTTCAAAATTGTATTTTTACTTATAATTCCCAACACACCTCAGGCATAATACCGAGAGGTTTAAGTTGTGAATTGCTTTCAAAATTGTATTTTTACTTATAATTCCCAACTGTACGCTTCGGTTGCACCCTCTTTTCCTAGTTGTGAATTGCTTTCAAAATTGTATTTTTACTTATAATTCCCAACTTAGAAACTTGGCTGAGTTTCCTGAGATGTGTTGTGAATTGCTTTCAAAATTGTATTTTTACTTATAATTCCCAACACACTATTCCACGTGCTACGGAGCTTATATGTTGTGAATTGCTTTCAAAATTGTATTTTTACTTATAATTCCCAACAATATTTATTTCGATGTTAGCGGATTAATGTTGTGAATTGCTTTCAAAATTGTATTTTTACTTATAATTCCCAACGAGGCTAAATATTCCGAAATGCTGGCATACGTTGTGAATTGCTTTCAAAATTGTATTTTTACTTATAATTCCCAACCTACATTCTTTTAATATTCGGACGTATTCAGTTGTGAATTGCTTTCAAAATTGTATTTTTACTTATAATTCCCAACACAAATCAATTCTCAATTTCTCAGGTAAGCGTTGTGAATTGCTTTCAAAATTGTATTTTTACTTATAATTCCCAACAACTTGCGAAAAAAGGCTCTGCTGATGAAGGTTGTGAATTGCTTTCAAAATTGTATTTTTACTTATAATTCCCAACTTAATTTCCACAGCCAATCATACCACCCCGGTTGTGAATTGCTTTCAAAATTGTATTTTTACTTATAATTCCCAACTAAATGGATGGATGGAAAAACAGATTCTTTGTTGTGAATTGCTTTCAAAATTGTATTTTTACTTATAATTCCCAACTCAGTTCAAATTCTCGTTATCGGCTACCACGTTGTGAATTGCTTTCAAAATTGTATTTTTACTTATAATTCCCAACCAGACAACCAAAAGAGCGTTCTGGCACTGAGTTGTGAATTGCTTTCAAAATTGTATTTTTACTTATAATTCCCAACTGAATCAAGTTTTCACATTACCCACAGGCTGTTGTGAATTGCTTTCAAAATTGTATTTTTACTTATAATTCCCAACCGGAGCAGTTGGTAAACAAGGTATCACTTCGTTGTGAATTGCTTTCAAAATTGTATTTTTACTTATAATTCCCAACCTAAGCCTTTCACAAATAATGCCGCCCCCTGTTGTGAATTGCTTTCAAAATTGTATTTTTACTTATAATTCCCAACATACCGCGATTTAATCGTTTGATATGTTGGTAGTTATGGGTTTGTTTAGAAAATAAAAATGGATTCTTAAATAGTGCTAATCTTCAGCTTGTTGTAGGTTTTTGGAATTCTAATTTTTAAAAAAGTTCCAATTGTTGCGAAGGTTTATCTGTTTCTACCGGCTTTTTGCCATAAAAAAGTTCCATCATTCCAAATTGCTTGTCCGTTATTTGCATCACACCAATTTTGCCGTGCTCGGGTAAACTATTCCTAATTCGTTTGGTGTGTACTTCGGCATTTTCTTTACTGGCACAAAAACGCATATAGATAGAAAATTGAAACATAGAAAATCCATCGTCCAATAATTTCTTTCGAAATCCACTGGCAATTTTGCGCTCTTTGCGTGTTTCTGTAGGCAGGTCAAAAAATACTAATATCCACAAACTTCTATATTGATTTAATCGGGTGTACTGTTTGTCAAACATATTTATTTCAAAGCTGTTTAACCGTAGACAGGATACATTATTTTTCGTGCTGTTCCTTCAAAACATTCCTGTAAGGAATGCGTAGTGCGGCTCATGGCAACCATCAACGGACTGTTTTTGCCATCTATAATTACATCAATGGTAGCAATACTCAGTAATCGTTTTTTGATTTCGATAGTCAATTCGTCATAGTGATCTTCGGTTTCCATAATGTGGCATACTATTAAATCAACATACGGTCGATAGGGTTCCATAATATCATCAGCAAGGCAATAGGCATTGTATTTATTGCGATGAAAAATCCCAAGCGTGGGCAACATCCCCGAGCTTACAATAGCGCGGGCGGTAATGGCTCGCAGAATAGCATAGCCATAATTAAGCAGGTTGTTAGGTGGAATTCCTTTTTGTCCTCGAGTAAAATTTGCAACAGGAATAAGATTTTTCCAATAAAATGCTGCAGCTCTAGATTCGTGATTCAGCGCATCTCCTGAGGTCACTTCCTTGGACCAAATCTCCATTTTGCGACAAGGAATCCCTTTCTCTTTTAATACCCCCGCTTGGTTCCTAATTTTGGAAC
Proteins encoded in this region:
- the cas2 gene encoding CRISPR-associated endonuclease Cas2; translation: MFDKQYTRLNQYRSLWILVFFDLPTETRKERKIASGFRKKLLDDGFSMFQFSIYMRFCASKENAEVHTKRIRNSLPEHGKIGVMQITDKQFGMMELFYGKKPVETDKPSQQLELF
- the cas1 gene encoding type II CRISPR-associated endonuclease Cas1, whose protein sequence is MIKRTLFFGNPAYLSTKNEQIVISYPDKEQETKTVAIEDVGVLVLENQQITITNGLLEKLTNNNVALINCDQYHLPIGLLMPLNGHTEQSERFRNQINASAPLKKNLWQQTISSKIRNQAGVLKEKGIPCRKMEIWSKEVTSGDALNHESRAAAFYWKNLIPVANFTRGQKGIPPNNLLNYGYAILRAITARAIVSSGMLPTLGIFHRNKYNAYCLADDIMEPYRPYVDLIVCHIMETEDHYDELTIEIKKRLLSIATIDVIIDGKNSPLMVAMSRTTHSLQECFEGTARKIMYPVYG